agtctcttggctaagagttgaggagagactgactacaTCACGTCTTCTTTTTAAAAGAAACGTCTTAAAAATAGTCAACTTACGCACAcacccaccagacatgccaccaggtgtcttttcacagtccccaaatccagaacaaattcaagaaaacgtacagcattatatagagccattattgcatggaactcccatctcATATTactcaagtgaacagcaaacctgttgaaacatttttttttttaaagatgaaaCAGCACAACGCCTCCTATTTGACCTaaatattttgtgtgtatgtattatgTAGGCTGTGTGCCGTTTCAACATTTTATGTAGTTCTGTTATTGTCTATCAATGTTTTGTGtagaacccaggaagagtagctgcagcttTCAGCAACAGCTgatgggatcctaataaaataccacatGAACACAACCACTAGCTGTAATCCTCTGTAGCCAAGCTGTGCGCAAGCACAATATAACATACTTTTGCTGTTCTGAGACCTCTTGACGTCAAATAGGCTAACGTCTGAGATTACGCAATGTTTACTCAAATTCCATTTATTGATCATAATAAGATATGAAGTTCAAAGCCATTAACAAACTGAGTGGCTCACTCAGACAAGTGTCAAAGGCCATCTGATATCTTTTTGATAAATTATATTGATATTACTCTTATCAGAGAATATGGTGATGAAGTGCATTGGCTTATCGTACCAGTGTTGTCTCTAGAAAACTAAGTGATTCCACTGTTTGCCTGCCTGCTTGAGAATCACTAGCTGTTAACCACTCTCTGGCAACCATCTGATCTGGTATACACTAGCCCTGCCCTGTGCCCTCCATGTTGTACAAGGTATACTAGTTGTTGTTTTGAAAGGAAAATGTGACACATTTTGAGCTTTTGTCACCCTTGTCCAAAACTTGTTTTGGGCTTCTAACATCCCAGATAGGCTAGAGTAGCAACCTGGGTCTTTAAAATAAAATGGTTGTATAATGGTCCTAAACTCTTTTATTCCTTATATATTTTCTCACATTTCCCCATTTTTACTTCAGGATGGTATTGGTGCATTTGTTTAAAGTGTTCTGAAGTTCTAGTTCTTTTTAGTTGAGCGCTTTACATTCATTCATATCTTTAGATGGCATTTGGCCACTCCCCTGTGTTTTTAGGATGGATTATATAACAATTGCTTTAATACAAATATCCATTTGCTTAACTACTGCACTGACATCATTCATGAtgtcaattttaaaaaatgatactGCTGGAATGGTATTATAAGTCATATAGAATGAATATCCAGCCCCACCCTGGGCTTTACCTCATCCTGACTTCACAGCATTCAACACTCTCGCTACACCGACTACGTCTGACGGTTTCACTGCTCTCTCTTTCAGTGTTTCACTGGCAAGCCACGATAATGGGACCTGTAAGTACTGTGACGACAATCAGTCATTATCATAAATGAGCTTTTATTACTTTCTATAGTACAGTGTATCTCACCATGATGACATTCTCCTAATGACCTGTGAAGCTCTAAGATTGAATTGATACTAATGGTGCTGAATCTTCTACTCTAACAGAACGACAGTCCTTATCAGGGTGGGGTATTCTTCCTGACTATTCACTTTCCCACAGACTACCCCTTTAAACCGCCAAAGGTGAGCCAGAAatacgtgtacacacacacactgaatttaCAGATGACATCCACTTGTCGTAGTCAATCATACACACATGCATTTGTTTGAACGTGTGTTTTATGTGATGGCTGGTACTGCGTCGTTTCGTGATGCTCCCTTTCTGTACCCTTCATCCATTTGAGTTATTTCTTCCTCCTCTTAACCACGTCCAttctgtttgtttctctgtgtgtgcagGTTGCGTTTACCACGAGAATCTACCACCCAAATATCAACAGCAACGGCAGCATCTGTCTGGACATCCTGCGATCACAGTGGTCTCCCGCCCTGACCATCTCCAAAGGTACACCGTACAATACAGTAGATGGAAGATGGGAATAAAACCGCTTAGTTTTTATTCCACTTTAACGTTGTGAAGTATGAATGTCCTcttttggtgggggggggggtgtgattCCTGTGTCTGTTTTTGTAACTCTTAAGTTCAGCTCTCCTTCAGTCCTAAACCAATAACAGGACCTTGACCTCTTCCTTTTAGTTCTCCTGTCAATCTGCTCTCTGCTGTGCGACCCAAACCCAGATGACCCCTTAGTACCTGAGATCGCCCGCATCTACAAGACGGACAGGGAAAAGTGAGTATATAGCTTCAGAAAATGGTGTTCTTTAGGATGACCTATAACATCTTGAGTCAATGTGGTTAACATGGCAGGATCTTGTTAGATCCTTTAGATAATCCTCTGGTTATTTGTCTGTATGCTAAAACTGTTGAACAGATAGTAATCTGGACTCCTACTGTATTCAAGAAGCAGAAATTCACTATTTTTCTCTGCTTTCAGGTACAACAGAATAGCTCGGGAATGGACACAAAAGTATGCAATGTAGTGTTGGTGTAGAATCATGACCAACCACCTCTACAGCTAATGTTAGCGGAGCTTTAAAAGTaaagagaaaaaaatgaaaaagatCTTGTTGGTTTCCATTGGAGTGCTTTCTTTGAGCCACATCTCCCCTTAACCAGAGCACCTGTAAACTCCCTCTTTCCTGCCCCCCCTTCACGACCAATCCACCCACCTCGGCCTCTCCACCCAACTTAACCTGGCAGCCATGGTGTACATATTCTCAAACTGCAGTCGTACCCCCCTTGCCCCTTGTGCTCCTTTCATACccaccccactctcccctccttATTCCTGGTCATATTCCTGATGCAGGCTGGGCTGTCTAGGGCCCTACCTACACCCTCACTCCAAATGTTCTTCATTCTTAAAGCATTCCTTATCTGTATGACTTGGGGACTGGGGGGTCTGAAATTGGGGGAATTTTTTTTTACTCTACGTTTTCTTTCCTGATCTCCCAGCTATATAGGCGTGATTTCAGGAAAGCGTTTCACATGTTGAGCCGGGGACACTCGTGTGTTTTGTATAAAATCTAGTAAGGAATTATTTTAATCATAGCAGGCTATAAAATGGAAAACTGTTATGGCCTTTTCGTCTGTTTCTCTTGAATTATATGAAAGGACTTGAATTTATCCACTCTCCCCCACTATTGCCATAAGCCTAGATTGttccttgcacacacacacacccaaactcAGTTTCTCCAAGACCACCACCTTCGTTACATTCACAAACTGGAGGTTTTGGACCAGGTATTTAAAGAAAGTTTTCTTAGTTTAACCTGTTTTATTTCCCTATAACTCATAGGTTGCATTTTTGTTATTGTTAAAATTCGAGGCTAACATCTTCAGGCTTGGGCTCTGGGTGCGAGGACAAAATGCTCCTCACACAAACAAACTCTGTATATTAAATTACCTGAGAGGCTCTTTGAGCTTTGTGTGTTGATTAAACTGTGTAATAAAAACCATGACTCAAGCTTCCACTGAGTTTCAAACATCACTtgctagagagaaggatggaagaCCACTACTGGTTTTGCTTCATGTCtttcaatagttttttccctgCTAAATTAAAAGGGGGAAATGCATATTAAGTGGTACCATGGCTAATGTGTTCCTaatatgtaaatacattttgCTCTGAGGAATTGCTCTAAAATGCTGTGACTTTATACCACTTGCCTTACAAAAATCTGCCTGTCAATACATTATCACATCTTACATAAATAATATGTTGCACATTAGACTGAAAACGTGACAAATAACTGCTTAATTTTTGTTTTACCAATATTTCATAATGTTTATGTAGTAGcttatgttttttttctcccaaaaCATCTAAATAAGTTGTCTGATTATTGACAACCTACAGCAGACTTTATCAACTATATTCAGCTGGGGGAAccaccccctgaaaaatctgaattccaaaatatataatttaaaaaaatcacaagtagtgcactgggtCTTTTACTAGCATTTAGCGGgcgatataaactcagcaaaaaaagaaacgtcctctcactcacttgttgccggtgatgtctggtgaggacttgccttacaacaggccaacaaaccctcagtccagcctctctcagtctgagcactgatggagggattgtgcgttcttgGTGTAACTCGTGCAGTTTtttttgccatcctgtacctgtccagcaggtgtgatgttcggatgtaccgatcctgtgcaggtgttatgacacgtggtctgccactgcgaagacGATCTGTtttccgtcctgtctccctgtagcactttCTTGGGCGTCTCACAGAacagacatggcaatttattgccctggccacatctgcagtcctcatgcctccttgcagcatgcctatggcacatccacgcagatgagcagggaccctgggcatatttcttttggtgtttttcagagtcagtagaaaggcctctagtgtcctcttaagttttcataactgtgaccttaattgcctaccgtctgtaagctgttagtgttaacgaccgttccataggtgcatgttcattcattgtttatggttcattgaacaagcatgggaaaccgtgtttaaaccctttacaatgaagatctgtgaagttaatttgtaaaaatccaaatatctttgaacgacggtcctgaaaaagggatgtttctctttttgctgagtttacatatgtAGCACAGGCAAAAGCATTTTTTCTGCTTTGCCAAAAAGGTAGTTGTGTAATTTAGAACAGTATCTTGCAGGATTCAATAGTTGGAATTGTAAGCGTtgtttccctgtctctttctctgcggTTGTCATTGGACTCCAGAAAGCACAAAACCCTGTCTGTCCTCAAACATGAGTTGTGGGCAAAGAcacaaaacatccacatcaaattgaatatttttcttggtcaaataacatGGGAAAActttttgtgcagtattaattTACCATCCTTTCAAACCACAATGTCAATGTACATTAATGTATTGTCCATAGGCTAGtcatacctttgtacctgttgaCTTTCCATCACCATGAAGAATAACAATGCACAATACAGTAATTGAGTTCATTGCGACATCAAATGGTTTgtgatgtggctcagttggtagagcatggtgtttgCAATGCTAGGGTTGTGGTTTCAATTCtcatgggggaccagtacgaaCAAGTATGCACTCattactgtaaattgctctggataagagcatacACAGTACAAAAATGTAAAAGGAATGAATAGACCATTACAGTTTTTACAGAAATAAattgcatttgcaaagtatttcaagaaactggaaaGCATATCAAGCAAGTATTTTTATATTCCACAAGTATTATCAAAATTactgttttgtacagataattGTCAGGTTCTAGTTACAAACGCTGGTAAACACTCAAATATATTTAGTAAATTAAAAAATCACAAAAGTAGGGCTTTACTAATGCTGCATTAGGGGACCGATATATACAGCGCGAGCGAAACATTTTTTTTCTGCATACAGATATACTTGACTAAAACAATTTCATTTGTATAAAATCACATATCTCTTATGAACGGGAATACTGTGAAACAGATTTCACAAATTAAAATCACATGTAGCTTATTTGCTCGTGTTTAACCGTTTTTTGTGTCCAACAATGAAgattattaaatatgtttatttGCTCAGAAAAGTTGAGACCAAAATAAATGGGCCGCGGGCGGTTAGTTGGCGAACCCTGACCTACAGTTAGCTTGTAACCATTTTAATAATGGGATTGATTGGCCGGTCCTATTGGTCATAACACCAGTGACGTCGTTCAGTCTGGGCTGGTACAGTCGGTCAGAAAGGACAGGTTTCAGATTTATTCTGATTGACCTTGGTGCGCAAGACCCAAACATAACACCGACCAACCGACAGGATGACAATCCAAGGTTTACCGTTACCTCCAATTCCATCGTTGCCAATGTCAAGCCCAGTAGTAATCGAGAGTCATGGATTCCAGATATCTAAAGGTAAAGCAATTGCTTTTATAGTTCTCTAAGTTAACGGCTGCCTAAGTGAACTTTATGAATACACCCTGTGAATAGCCTGTCTATTAATAATGAACAGTTGATCTATTCAAAACACTTGCCGTATTTAGGCACAGCTCCAGTCCCTGTAAGCACAAGTTATGTAGCCTAAATATAAGGACATTTACCTTGTTTACTACAATCATTAGCCCACTGCACCCAATGATACTTGAAAGCAACCATTTGAGAGAAGCCATAAATATAGTCAGTTGCGTAGCAGGTTGTTGATCAGGACAGTGGACATTCACCAATCAATTTCAGGTTAGGACAACCTTACCACCAGTCAGCCTAGTGCACCTCGCTAGTCTGTCAGGTGTTTTGTGTGTGGCCATTACTTCGGCAGCTAAGCCGCTGTAGCCTGTGCTCAACAGTTCTTGCTCTCCAAATCCTTGACAAACTCGATTGTTTTCATAAGCCTAATTATGTAAATAAATGTGGCTCTATGCTATCTGCCATTTTGTTGACCATAGTACATTTGTAGATTCCAACCAGTAAATCGCCTCTCTGTTTACGTGCGTGCGCAGAGCTCCAGAACGCATGTTGGCCCAGCAGTGCCGCGATATCAGATTTCATAGCGGGTTATGTGGGGCTAAAGGCCAGGCAATATATTGGGGCAGTTGTGGCACTCGGTCCTGCTAGAGAAGTATTGTTATGTTTAAAACCAATGTCTAAGATGTCCATTCTAATCGCCATGGCAATGTAAACCTACCATAGTAGGCTAATCTTTCCACATTTTAAAATAAGAAGAGGCGTTTAGTCTAGCCACATTTCTTGTGTTGTGATCCACTAATAGGCTACGTGCGCATATATTCATGGATTAGAGAATATGCCTTTTACCCCGGACCTGTCCtatagtgtcacgttctgaccttagttctgttattatatctttgttttagtatggtcagggcgtgagttgggtgggttgtctatgttcgtttttgtATCATTttggatttctgtgttcggcctagtatggttctcaatcagaggcagctgtcaatcattgtccctgattgagaatcatagttaggtagcctggtttcacttttgagttgtgggtgtttgtcttccgtggtagtaccacacgggactgtttcgttcatttcacgtttattgttttgtatttcgtagtgttcagtttatgtatttaaataaacattatggacacttaccacgctgcagattggtcctccgatccttctcgctactcctcctcagaagaggaggacgaaatCCATTACATATAGGCCTAGTATGCTTCCATAATAGCGTTTCAAAAAACGTAACTTGAGTAATAGTGTTGTTTATAGACCTTTATTACAAAGTTAAAGAGGAAAACCTGGTCTTCTGTAAGGTGAAAATCCTTTCTGCATACCTTAACTTTAATTAAACGCAGTCTCAAATAGCTGCCTGCCCCTTTTAATAGCCGGGCAAGGGCACACATTAATTTCAACAAACAGTGAACCAAATGCACACATTGATTTCAGAAAATAAACACGTTTCAAATAAATGTGGGGTCTAAATAAATTATTTACGAGGTTACCATGAATTACCATGAATTGTTTAAGATGTTTAATGTTTGAGTGTTGTTTAAAAAATGATGGCAATCTGTTTTTATCGCCAGTAAGGCCTGTAAGAAACTGCTAGGCATTGGCTGCTAACCAAGGGATTAGGGTTCCTGTCTTGAAGCACGGTTTCCACTGCTGGATTTTTTCTGTTTTACCCCATCACTCACAGCATAAGATATACAcattttacactgaacaaaaatataaacagaagATGTAAAGTTTTCTGAAATAAAAATAACCCCAAAATGTCatatacacaaaaagcttattcctctcaaatgttgtgctcaaatgtgtt
This genomic stretch from Oncorhynchus tshawytscha isolate Ot180627B linkage group LG21, Otsh_v2.0, whole genome shotgun sequence harbors:
- the ube2d2 gene encoding ubiquitin-conjugating enzyme E2 D2 isoform X1; translation: MALKRIHKELNDLARDPPAQCSAGPVGDDMFHWQATIMGPNDSPYQGGVFFLTIHFPTDYPFKPPKVAFTTRIYHPNINSNGSICLDILRSQWSPALTISKVLLSICSLLCDPNPDDPLVPEIARIYKTDREKYNRIAREWTQKYAM
- the ube2d2 gene encoding ubiquitin-conjugating enzyme E2 D2 isoform X2, whose protein sequence is MFHWQATIMGPNDSPYQGGVFFLTIHFPTDYPFKPPKVAFTTRIYHPNINSNGSICLDILRSQWSPALTISKVLLSICSLLCDPNPDDPLVPEIARIYKTDREKYNRIAREWTQKYAM